Proteins co-encoded in one Nicotiana sylvestris chromosome 7, ASM39365v2, whole genome shotgun sequence genomic window:
- the LOC104217826 gene encoding uncharacterized protein, which yields MGKAARDWAQIYSIYGLDDWHTPIFLLIHAIFFSVLSVLFLLYFEPICYFLQHFLLGASAARFTAGFTGSVTALSAVCLFFAAGNIFYSSVSLHWEMAQRMVNAVTDWSTVKHALDLGCGRGILLNAVALQLKKSGSSGRVVGLHPTPTRSLTTLRTAGLEGVQEYVTCRAGDPRTLPFSDNYFDVVASAAFVHTVGKEFGQKTAAAAAERMRVLGEVVRVLKPGGVGVVWDLVHVPEYVKRLQELKMEDIRVSERVTAFMVSSHVVSFSKPSHHFVGSNEVRLDWRLNNLC from the coding sequence ATGGGGAAAGCTGCTAGAGACTGGGCGCAGATCTACTCAATTTATGGTCTTGACGATTGGCACACCCCAATTTTCCTCTTAATTCATGCCATTTTCTTCTCCGTTCTTTCAGTGCTTTTTCTTCTCTACTTCGAACCCATCTGCTACTTCCTCCAGCATTTCTTACTTGGTGCTAGCGCCGCTCGTTTCACCGCCGGCTTCACCGGCTCCGTCACTGCTCTCTCCGCCGTCTGCCTTTTCTTCGCCGCCGGCAACATCTTCTACTCCTCTGTTTCCCTCCACTGGGAAATGGCACAGCGCATGGTCAACGCCGTTACTGACTGGTCAACCGTCAAGCATGCTCTCGACTTAGGCTGCGGCCGCGGCATCCTCCTCAACGCCGTCGCTTTACAGCTTAAGAAATCTGGATCATCGGGTCGCGTCGTCGGGTTACATCCGACTCCGACCCGGTCTCTCACCACTCTCCGAACTGCAGGGCTTGAAGGTGTCCAGGAGTACGTCACGTGCCGGGCGGGTGACCCGAGGACGCTTCCGTTCAGCGATAACTACTTCGACGTGGTAGCGTCGGCGGCCTTCGTGCACACGGTGGGGAAGGAGTTCGGGCAGAAGACGGCGGCAGCGGCGGCGGAGAGGATGAGAGTTTTGGGGGAGGTGGTAAGGGTGCTGAAGCCTGGGGGTGTAGGGGTGGTGTGGGATCTGGTGCACGTGCCGGAGTATGTGAAGAGACTGCAAGAGCTGAAGATGGAGGATATTCGGGTTTCGGAGCGGGTCACGGCCTTTATGGTGAGTAGCCACGTCGTATCATTCAGCAAGCCAAGTCATCATTTTGTGGGGTCCAATGAAGTTAGACTGGATTGGAGACTCAACAATCTTTGTTGA